A single genomic interval of Xiphophorus couchianus chromosome 2, X_couchianus-1.0, whole genome shotgun sequence harbors:
- the klhdc4 gene encoding kelch domain-containing protein 4: MGKKGKKEKKGKGADKTAAKMEKKVSKRSKREEEDLEALIAEFQNLDAKKTQVVETTCPPPAPRLNASLSAHPEKDELILFGGEFFNGKKTYLYNDLFFYNIKKNSWVKSDIPNPPPPRCSHQAVVVPQGGGQLWVFGGEFASPNGEQFYHYKDLWVLHLATHTWENIKAAGGPSGRSGHRMVLSKRQLLVFGGFHESTRDFIYYNDVHSFSLDTFSWSRLTPSGSAPSPRSACQMTATPDGAGVIIYGGYSKVRVKKDVEKGSIHSDMFLLKRDGKDGQEKWSWSRLSPSGSKPPPRSGFSLAVGPAGRAVLFGGVCDEEEEESLEGDFYNDLYLYDTVKNRWFPGLLRGTKSEKKKRRRGKKAEDEGAERKDEEEEETARGPTEVIKEVVTEDGTVMTIKEVIPGPQEEKEEEEEEEEEEKEEDGSASAPTAEPCPRSSAMATVRQGKLYLYGGMFEVGDRQFTLSDFYCLDLHKMDQWEVLVEMDPKTQEWLEESESEDEEEEEEEPRGAEGEEEEEEEDSEDDEEEEEEEEEHPAVQEGETLTDYQNRTEPYWVKLARANMGSDAKDKKVAKVAVAMAKVFYEDQ, encoded by the exons AtgggaaagaaaggaaagaaagagaagaagggGAAAGGAGCGGATAAGACGGccgctaaaatggagaaaaaggtTTCAAAGAGGTCCAAAAGAGAAGAG GAAGATTTGGAGGCTCTGATCGCTGAGTTTCAGAATCTGGACGCTAAGAAGACCCAGGTCGTAGAAACCACCTGTCCCCCTCCAGCACCGAG gctgAATGCGTCTCTGTCAGCTCATCCTGAGAAAGACGAGCTCATCCTGTTTGGAGGAGAATTCTTCAATggaaaaaag ACGTATCTCTACAAcgatttatttttctacaatatCAAGAAGAACAGCTGGGTTAAATCGGACATACCCAACCCTCCTCCTCCACGCTGCTCCCACCAG GCGGTGGTGGTCCCGCAGGGTGGAGGCCAGCTCTGGGTATTCGGAGGGGAGTTCGCTTCTCCAAATGGGGAGCAGTTCTACCACTACAAGGACCTCTGGGTGCTGCACCTGGCTACACACACATGGGAAAACATCAA agctgctggtGGTCCGTCGGGCCGCAGCGGCCATCGAATGGTCCTCAGCAAGAggcagctgctggtgtttggaGGTTTCCATGAGAGCACGAG GGATTTCATCTACTACAATGACGTCCACTCCTTCTCCTTGGACACCTTCTCCTGGTCCCGCCTCACTCCatcaggctccgccccctctcCGCGCTCCGCCTGCCAGATGACCGCCACGCCGGACGGCGCGGGCGTCATCATCTATGGAGGATACTCCAAAGTG AGGGTGAAGAAAGACGTGGAGAAGGGGAGCATCCACTCCGACATGTTTCTCCTGAAGCGAGACGGCAAAGACGGACAAG AAAAGTGGTCCTGGTCCAGATTGAGCCCATCTGGGAGCAAGCCGCCCCCCCGCTCCGGGTTCTCTCTGGCCGTGGGTCCGGCGGGCCGGGCGGTTCTGTTCGGCGGCGTttgtgatgaagaggaggaggagtcacTGGAGGGAGACTTCTACAACGACCTGTACTTGTACGATACGGTGAAGAACCGCTGGTTCCCCGGCTTGCTCAGG GGAACCAAGTCGGAGAAGAAGAAACGACGAAGGGGGAAGAAAGCGGAGGACGAAGGAGCAGAAAGgaaggatgaggaagaggaggaaacggCTCGAGGACCAACTGAGGTCATCAAGGAGGTTGTGACAGAGGACGGCACGGTGATGACCATCAAGGAAGTGATCCCCGGTCCTcaagaggaaaaggaggaggaggaggaagaagaggaagaggaaaaggaggaagatG GTTCGGCCTCGGCGCCGACGGCGGAGCCGTGTCCGAGGTCCAGCGCCATGGCAACAGTGCGTCAGGGCAAGCTGTACCTGTACGGTGGGATGTTCGAGGTGGGAGACCGCCAGTTCACCCTGAGCGACTTCTACTGCCTGGACCTGCACAAGATGGACCAGTGGGAGGTTCTGGTGGAAATGGACCCGA AGACGCAGGAGTGGCTGGAAGAGTCTGAGtcagaggatgaagaggaggaggaggaggaacccagaggagcagaaggagaggaagaggaggaggaggaagacagcGAGGATGATGAAG aggaggaagaggaggaagaggagcaccCCGCGGTGCAGGAGGGAGAGACGCTGACAGACTACCAGAACCGGACCGAGCCGTACTGGGTTAAACTCGCACGTGCCAACATGGGGTCGGACGCCAAGGACAAAAAAGTGGCCAAAGTTGCCGTTGCCATGGCGAAAGTCTTCTATGAAGACCAATAG